A stretch of Rhodothermaceae bacterium DNA encodes these proteins:
- a CDS encoding AAA family ATPase produces MKQVTLENYRCFHRKQVADLAPLTLLVGDNSTGKTSFLAMIRALWDCFYDYSNSGFPNFKEAPFDLGSFDEIAHHQSERSGPASTFEAGFCIGQNDMAEFVFAKSGTIPIPVSVRRSEEDAWVHIFYDHQGNHRVHVGTCRGTWEIPINADTQGRLTSLLSSRRLLPLIIPGIIYRDHIEHHENLIPIDGSPLFSEKDAHSIAGTEFTVLDFSGERPFLSAPIRSRPRRTYDPATSILDPEGDYVPMLMANLAMDHNQMWKELKQKLEKFGRSAGIFDEIHVKQLGRSGSDPFQVQIRKFGKKRKGPKQNLIDVGYGISQVLPILTELLLPGNSKMALLQQPEIHLHPSAQAALGGLFCEVASQGRQLIVETHSQFMIDRIRMDVRDGKTDLKPENVSILFFERTDTSVQIHPIRIDELGNVLDTPNSYGRFFMEETSRSLGF; encoded by the coding sequence ATGAAACAAGTTACCCTGGAAAATTACCGCTGCTTCCACAGAAAGCAGGTTGCTGATCTTGCACCGTTAACATTGCTTGTAGGTGATAACAGTACAGGAAAAACATCCTTCCTAGCCATGATTCGAGCATTGTGGGATTGCTTTTATGACTATTCTAACTCCGGTTTTCCAAACTTCAAGGAAGCACCGTTTGATTTAGGGAGTTTTGATGAGATCGCCCATCATCAAAGTGAGAGGAGTGGTCCAGCATCCACATTTGAGGCGGGATTTTGTATTGGTCAGAATGATATGGCCGAGTTTGTATTCGCAAAGTCTGGAACTATACCCATACCAGTGAGCGTGCGCCGGAGTGAAGAGGATGCTTGGGTACATATTTTCTATGATCATCAGGGAAATCACAGAGTCCACGTCGGCACTTGTCGAGGAACCTGGGAAATACCAATTAATGCAGATACCCAAGGTAGGCTTACATCGCTACTTTCTTCACGAAGACTGCTACCGCTGATAATTCCAGGTATAATTTACCGTGACCATATAGAACACCACGAAAACCTGATTCCTATTGATGGCTCTCCTCTCTTCTCCGAAAAGGATGCCCATTCAATTGCGGGAACTGAGTTCACGGTTTTAGATTTTTCTGGGGAACGACCGTTTTTAAGTGCACCGATTCGCTCTAGACCACGACGCACTTACGATCCGGCAACCTCAATACTGGATCCCGAAGGTGACTACGTTCCAATGCTCATGGCTAACTTAGCCATGGATCATAACCAAATGTGGAAAGAACTAAAACAAAAATTAGAAAAATTTGGCAGGTCCGCAGGGATATTTGATGAAATTCATGTGAAACAACTCGGAAGATCGGGCAGCGATCCTTTTCAGGTTCAGATCAGAAAGTTCGGCAAAAAACGAAAAGGCCCTAAGCAGAATTTGATTGATGTGGGATACGGGATCAGCCAAGTTTTGCCTATTTTGACTGAGCTTCTATTACCGGGGAATTCCAAAATGGCATTACTACAACAACCGGAGATACATCTTCACCCAAGTGCTCAAGCTGCTTTGGGCGGCCTTTTTTGTGAGGTTGCCAGCCAAGGAAGACAGTTGATTGTTGAGACTCACAGCCAGTTCATGATTGATCGGATTCGAATGGATGTACGGGATGGGAAAACGGATCTTAAACCTGAAAATGTCTCTATTCTATTCTTTGAGCGAACTGACACAAGCGTTCAGATTCACCCAATCCGAATTGATGAGTTAGGAAATGTTCTTGATACCCCAAACAGTTATGGTAGATTTTTCATGGAGGAAACTAGCAGATCTCTAGGCTTCTGA
- a CDS encoding PIN domain-containing protein produces the protein MCAILDANVVHEVFKVDGHDAGKQFLEWINTGRGHLVIGGKLTAELSKASESFRQWAKIARIQGKMTIVHDGEVDQTEKDLTDAGNCISDDTHIIALAQVSGARLLYSNDEALHKDFGNKKLIDHPRGKIYSTIRGRDFSKTHRDLLANRNLCGAKS, from the coding sequence ATGTGTGCAATTCTGGATGCAAATGTTGTCCACGAAGTCTTTAAAGTTGATGGTCACGACGCAGGGAAGCAATTTCTCGAATGGATCAACACGGGAAGAGGGCATTTAGTGATTGGGGGCAAGCTAACTGCTGAACTCTCCAAGGCTTCAGAAAGCTTCAGGCAATGGGCAAAAATCGCTCGTATCCAAGGAAAAATGACTATTGTTCACGATGGTGAAGTTGACCAAACGGAAAAAGACCTCACAGATGCTGGAAATTGCATCTCCGATGATACTCACATCATCGCTCTTGCTCAAGTGAGTGGCGCACGTTTACTGTATTCCAATGACGAAGCACTGCATAAAGATTTTGGCAATAAGAAGTTGATAGATCACCCACGTGGGAAAATATATTCAACTATAAGAGGTAGAGATTTTTCAAAAACACACCGAGATTTGCTGGCAAATAGAAATCTTTGCGGAGCAAAATCATGA